From a single Rodentibacter sp. JRC1 genomic region:
- a CDS encoding phosphoglycolate phosphatase — protein sequence MNTQFKLIGFDLDGTLVNSLPDLALSVNSALAELDLPQASEALVLTWIGNGAPVLIARALEWAYEQTGRTLSEAEIETVKARFSHYYGENLCNISHLYPNVKETLEALKAKGYTLAVVTNKPTKHVQPVLSAFGIDHLFSETLGGQSLPAIKPHPGPLYYLCGKFGLEPRQVLFVGDSKNDIIAAHAAGCAVVGLTYGYNYNIPINESDPDWVFDDFGKLLEIL from the coding sequence ATGAACACACAATTTAAACTTATCGGCTTTGATTTGGACGGTACTTTAGTTAATAGCTTGCCGGACTTAGCCTTGTCCGTGAATTCCGCTTTAGCGGAGTTGGATTTACCGCAAGCCTCAGAAGCATTGGTATTAACTTGGATCGGCAATGGTGCACCGGTACTTATTGCACGTGCTTTAGAATGGGCTTATGAGCAAACAGGTAGAACGCTAAGCGAGGCGGAAATCGAAACGGTAAAAGCTCGTTTTAGTCACTATTATGGTGAAAACCTCTGTAATATCAGTCATTTATATCCTAATGTAAAAGAAACCCTAGAAGCCTTAAAAGCTAAAGGTTATACTCTTGCCGTTGTTACCAATAAACCGACTAAACACGTTCAACCGGTGTTATCCGCATTTGGTATTGATCACTTATTTAGCGAAACCTTAGGCGGTCAATCTTTACCTGCAATTAAGCCGCATCCGGGGCCGCTTTATTATTTATGCGGAAAGTTTGGGCTTGAGCCACGCCAAGTGTTATTTGTCGGTGATTCCAAAAATGACATTATTGCCGCACATGCGGCGGGTTGTGCGGTGGTGGGGTTAACCTATGGCTATAACTATAATATTCCTATCAACGAATCCGACCCGGATTGGGTATTTGACGATTTTGGCAAATTACTGGAAATTCTTTAG
- the rpe gene encoding ribulose-phosphate 3-epimerase, giving the protein MKPYLIAPSILSADLARLGDDVQNVLNAGADVIHFDVMDNHYVPNLTFGPVVCKALRDYGITAPIDVHLMVKPVDRIIPDFAKAGANYISFHPEASEHIDRTLQLIRDHGCKSGLVFNPATPLSYLDYVLDKVDLILLMSVNPGFGGQSFIPSTLKKLQQVRKIIDDSGLDIRLEVDGGVKINNIAEIAAAGADMFVAGSAIFDQPDYKQVIDQMRQQLETVCGE; this is encoded by the coding sequence ATGAAACCTTATCTTATTGCTCCCTCAATTCTTTCTGCCGATCTTGCCCGCCTTGGTGATGATGTACAAAATGTATTGAATGCCGGTGCGGATGTGATTCATTTTGATGTTATGGATAATCATTATGTGCCGAACCTCACTTTCGGCCCCGTCGTGTGTAAAGCTTTGCGTGATTACGGAATTACCGCACCGATTGACGTTCATTTAATGGTAAAACCGGTGGATAGAATTATTCCTGATTTCGCGAAAGCCGGTGCCAATTATATTAGTTTTCATCCGGAAGCTTCAGAACATATTGATCGTACATTGCAGCTTATTCGAGATCACGGTTGTAAATCCGGCTTAGTGTTTAATCCGGCAACGCCGTTGAGCTATTTGGATTACGTATTGGATAAAGTGGATTTGATTTTATTGATGTCGGTAAATCCGGGATTTGGCGGGCAATCTTTCATTCCGTCCACACTGAAAAAATTACAACAAGTACGCAAAATAATTGATGATAGCGGCTTAGATATTCGTCTTGAAGTGGATGGCGGCGTAAAAATCAACAATATTGCGGAAATTGCAGCAGCCGGTGCAGATATGTTTGTTGCCGGTTCGGCCATTTTTGACCAACCTGATTACAAACAGGTGATTGATCAAATGAGACAACAACTCGAAACGGTTTGTGGTGAATAA